GACCGTCTTGTGATGACATTATGTTAGCTAACTGGAAGCATTGTAAGTCGTTCTCTTCAGGTCTCCGCCACAATTCGTTGCTTGGGAAATCCACAGATGCTTTGACCCGCAGGTAGCAATGGGGGAATTGGCGGGGTGACGCAGGTTGGATGCCTCGTGTTTACTCTGAATGCTGAACGAAGAGATCGATGTTATTAAGACTATGAGGGCTTTCGTTGATGGGGGGTCACTCAACCTCCCCTTAGGACGCGTTGGAAGCGCATTGTACTATTCTCTGTAGCCATACTTTGCACGCTTCTGTTTATCGGGGTTCTTGGAATTCAGACGTATACTTTATGCAGCCCAAGCAATCATATTCTAGTAACATTGCAACGAATACTTAATTTCGTCGAAGGCCACAAAAGAGGTAGTTTCAGACGGCCTGCATGTGCACGACAATATCATAGCACTCACAGTGACGAGATGCATGGAATATCCTTCACTACTAAAGTACGCTTCTTATGGAGGGAACATGGTCTTCAGGGTGGATGATCTTGAAATGCCTGATCATCTGGTGCTGCTTCACGAAGATCTTACATAATGAACCAACTCGTGTCCTCTCAAGCAATTGACACGGAGTATCAACGAAGCTTTTGTATTTATGTCGAGATCGTCACGCGATCGCATCTATACAGCAATATGTAGTACACTATAACTCGACTTGACTCCATCAATGGCGTGGTATCATGTACTCGTCTTAACTCCATCCCATTCTCAAACGACCGATCGTCCTAGCGATGTCCAGATTAGGGATTATCCAAAATATTACACGAAGCTTATAGTCCTCTTCCCATGGCGAGTCTGTATGGTCAGGGTACTTTATGCGACTATCAAACCATCAAGGCCCAAGCAATCGCACCGGCGATGGCACCACCGGCAGAGAAGACAGCACGGCCAGCGGCGTTGACCTCAACGACAGTATTGGTGCTGGTAGGTCTCACAGCAGCGGTCGTGCCGGTAGGAGTTACCGGAATGCCAATGTGGGCACCACCGTCAACGGTTCTAGACGCAGTAGAAGGCTTGACGCCGGTGCCGGTGGCAGTAGGCGTAGCAGTCTCAATCTCTGGTTCCTCAGTCTCTGAAGCGCTCTTGACGGTGATGGAGTGCTTGGCGGTCTCCGACTCAGACTTTGTCGTGAGCGTCTTGGTCTCCGGAGGGGACGTCGTGCTAGAGATAGGGGTCGACGTCGTGGTGGGAATGATAATCTCCTTGCTGGTCGTAGTGGGCTTGGGCTCTTCCTTGACTCCGCTCCACGGCTCGCCAGTCTTAGGGTCGCGGTACCAGTTCGAGGCCGGGTCGCCGAGGCAGTCACCAATTGTCGTGAACTCGAAGCCCTTCTCCCTCGCCGTGTCAATCATGAACTGGACGAAGCCGTTGACGGTGAATGTGTGGATATCGTGGGCCAAGCTGATGAAGGAGGAACTAGCGGGACTGGCGCCATTGATGGCACCTGAGAAGGTAGCCTTCGAGTTGACACCATTGTCTACCCAGTCCTTGGTGTCAAGGTTGTAATCGGTCTACGCATGAACGTCAGTTGGAGGAACATTAGAGCTATATTACTGCAAGTGCAACATACAACGTGGTACGCGAAGTCGTTGAGTGTAGATATACACTGGCCATCGCAGTGAGTATAAGGAGGGCGGAAGTAGGTGGGAATGAGCCCGAGGGTCTTGGCAAAGACTTCCTCGTTCTGGAGAACCTCTTGGACTTGTTGGTCCTTGGAAATTGTGTTGAAGTCCTTGTGACTCCATGAGTGACTACCGAGCTGGTGGCCAGCGCTCAACATCCGCTTCAGGACGGAGGTGTAAGTTCCACTGGCGATGCCGTTGTTCCCGTTCGTGCCAACCAGGAAGAATGTTGCCTTGATGTTGCCGTTTTTCTCCAACGTGTCAAGAACCTGGCTTGTGTATTCTCCGGGACCATCGTCGAAGCTGAGGGCGAGCTTGCCATTGACTGTGCAACGAGTGATATCAACGCCGTATGGGACATTTCCGAAGCGCGGGCGGGGCAGGTCTCGGGTGTTGAGAGCAGGCGTTGACTCGAGGGGGACAGCCGCTGCTAGGTCGCCACAGGCCAAAATTGCTGCgaggagagaaagagagtgTACTCTAACAAGCATCTTTGCGGTTCGATGGTGTGGTTCAAAGCGAATGACAGTGAGACGATCGACCAGATGAGCTAATACGAGCTCGACTTCGAACTGGGTGGGATGGCTGCACTTATATCTGAACCCACGTTTCCGTGTACTAAAAGAAGAATCCTCAGGGCTTCTCATGTACGAGAAGCATCGGGGATTAAAGGAAATGAGAGTGCTGGCCTAACCCGTCAAGCGTCGCGTGGAGAAGGCTGGACAAGAGGTGATCCCAAGCGGGCGTCCCGTCCGTGTGCCGGGCCCCCAACGGCCGCGGCCGGGTTCTCGGGCGAGATGGAGGAGGCAGGACATTCTGAACGCTAAGCTCGCACCTATCCAGACAAGAAGAAGCAAGGGGAATGGCATGGATGACTGTAAGAGCGCGATCTTTTTTGCGACTGGCAAGGTTGGGTGCCTGTTCGTGAGGTAGAGGGAGACTACGGGCTGCGGCTTGATGTCGCAAGAGAGACGGCGTGTACCAAAAGCGGCCAAAGGGTCGATGCGCTGCGCCATGACCACGTCTACACGGGTAAGGTAGGGGCCGTTTTGCGGGGATGCTGTTGGCAAACAAACATGAAGTGAAAGAACAGCGGTTGTCGGTGTGATCATCACAAAGGACTCAGACGAAGAAGAAATTAGAGCCAAGAAGATCGTGTTCGAACTCTTAGTCAGGGCTTTTGGACTCTGAGGCTTGACCTCGGTCTTCAAACACATTTGCGAGGTGACCCCCTGACTCGAAATGGGCATGAACTGGTCAAAAGGCGACAATACGAGCATTGGCAAATCCCAACTGGCTGGATGTCAAGATTACAGTCCCCCGCGGTCTACGCCCGAGGCACTTGGCAGCAGATCCTCGGGTTCCTTTTTTAACCCACAAACTTGTACCTTTTGGGATAGCCGTAGGCAGACATTTTGGGGGCTTGGAGAAAGGAGGGACTTTGGAGGCGGTCAGCAATAACTGACTTCTCCCGGTCTTCTCCCAAGAGATGGGAGGCGGCGGCTGAGGCGCAGGCCCGACCCAATGCGCCTTAATTCGTTAAATATGGTGTGCTTTGGATTAGGTACGCAGTGCTCAATTGGGGTTTGAAGGGGAACCTGGCTAAGTCGTCCGGCAATTTTCTTCTCGAGAGGTGTGACGGGGTGCGAATCTTGGCGCATTGGGGTCCTACGGAAGGGGATTGATGCAAGGGACGCAATCTGCGTGATTGGCCAACAACATCAGCCATCATCGCTGTCGCCTATTGTCGCATCAGGGTCTTGTTCACAGCCGCCATTGGGGCGTGGTATTGCGTTGCGTTGAGGCGCCAGAATACGCGCAGAGTAGCTCTCTGTTCCCCGAGAACACCGCATTGCGATGTGCTGTGCGTGGTGCCAATGGTGCAATGTGAGCAACTCCCGAGCACCAAGGGGGGCAAGGGAGACTGAGCGACTTTCTAATTGACATCGCACTTGGATCAGGAAAAGCTTAGAGGAGCTTAGGGTGGCGACGGCGTGGCTGGTCTCAGTCTCGTTTGTTGCCCTTGGTTGCTCCGTTCCTACTAGCTCCGGCTGGAGTCGAGACGAGCCATGGATTAGCGGCTTCTTCCATTGCTTCTTTTTTTGCGCATTGTTTTTGTCATGCTCGATCAAAGGCCCCTCGGCCTCTTATGTGACCGTCTCTGCATATGGTCTATTTCCCATTTCTGCAGTGCCTCATCCTCCTGCTGTGCCGTGAGCCGTGAGGGTCTCCGGAGTTGGCTCCCGCAGTCCGCCCTGGCCGCCGGCCCACCCCCGGTGTCTTCGATTTCGTTGCTCTCTACAGCGTGGGGAGCACAGTTGGTTAGTAAGTGACCTTCCAGTTTCAATTGACAACATATACCTCCAAGTGGTTTGTCCCACGGCAGATTGAGGTGGAGCCAGTTACAGCATCTTATGAATAGGTCAacctgtactccgtactcgtATTGATATCCTACTGACACAGCTTGTGACCTGTGGACTGGGGTTCGGTAAGGGAACGCGGAAAAGCGCACTCACAGCTAGGTCGTTTCCGACACCGAACCAGTCCCGAAGCTTGTGTACCTCCCAGGCAAGGGCAAGACACTAGGCTCTCAGCCCGTACAAAGCAGCGTAGCATTGCCATGGATTTGATTGGTTTCATCAGCCTTACCACTGAGGAAAGGGAACTGCATCGACAATTGTCGCCTCTTCCCATCCTCTATTCTCACTGCTCAGCGTGTGCAGTTGGCATGGGCCATACCCAACTTCTTCCAGCCACCAGCGATCAACGCACGTGTGCTCCCAAAGGCAAGTCGGGGCAGGACCGACAACACATGGACTTTGCACTGTTGCTCCGGCAAAAACCTGCCGTAGGAAAACAGCGCAAATTGACAATGCGCCGGCCGCACTCCCCCGCGTTTACTGCTTCACGCTTCTCCGAACCCGCCTTCTCATCTAGACAAGTGACTCTGGCCTGTTGCCAACTTGCCAAGGGGGGAACGGCCCATCACCACTTGGCAACGACAGGGGATTAAGCTGACTGCAGGAACAAAGCTTGCTGTGCCTTGCAGCTGAGACCAGACCTCTCTTCCCCGGCAAACTGTGAGGCCATTTCTGAGGAACATGGAACATTTCCAGCGCTACTGCCATTGCTTATTCTGATCCGTTAGGGTGGAAAGCCCCGTGCGCACCCTCGCCGTGCTGCCATCTATTGGCATCAGTTCATTGAGAACGGCCTTGTTGTTCAGACCTTCAGCCCAGTCCAGCCCTGTACCTCCAAATCTTCGATGCACTGAACGCTCACAGAATGTGTGGTTTTCTGGCATACTCTCTGGCCATTACAAGGCAGGCAATCTACTATCTGTTTCAGATCGCTACCGCATTCGTTAGGGTCATCTTACCTCACACGCTCGTTTATCACCCCACTCATCTCTCACTTCTCGAACGTAGCTGCACCTCACCGCTGATCACAACCCCCCTTTTCTTCTCAAGTGAAAGTCTTGCAAATTTAGAGGAACCGATGAGACTAGTGACTATCGTTAAAAGTCTTATTGCATCATGCATCGACTCTCACACATCACCGTGCCGCGGTGAGACAAAGCAGGGCAAGGTTCTGGCTCTCAAGGTGATCCATCTCATACCCTCATCCGCTTCCAAATTACGTTGCGAGGGACTCACGGCATATAATGCGCTAGACTCTCATAAGCCATGGAAAATGAGCCGGCGTCTGTTCTTGATGTCCCTAATGAATCTGAAAGTGAATCAGATCTGGAAATTACGCTTTATGTATTATTATCCCTGCCGCGTCAGCGGCGCAGTATTACCATCTAACAATGTTCCTGTCAAGGGTGGGTATGAGTTGTCGCATCCTGTACCCCAATAGGACCTGTAATAAGGAACGTCCTCTATAATCTCCGAACTTTCTTGCACTGGGCTGTCCAGCAGCGAGGTAATCCTGCCTCAAGGTCAGACGGATGCCTACTGTGACCCGAATCCTTTTCTGCCTATTTACGGCGCACTCACGCTGACGGGTCGCATTAGCCAGGCATCCGCGAAAAGGCACATCAGTCGAAGGATTGACACTTCGCGCACTGACCGAAAAAGCCGTTCGGACTCATAAAGAATCGCTCCTTTTGAGATGAACGACGTGGCTTGAAATCGCCACATTTACTTTCTTTCCCTGTAAATTGATTGGCTTGCATGACTTGGTCTCAGATTGTTGTTGAAAGTTGCTAAGTTGATGTCCTTGAACAAGCTACATTATTGGACTTACTCATCAATTCCAAAAGCCGATCAAGTGTCAGCGTTACCACTCTCTCATTAATGAATCCAGGAGGAGAAAAGGAACTCACCTTTGTATCAAGAGCGATGAAGGCAACTCTGAAGTCATTTCTATAAACACTCGGTTTCCTCGAAGTGTCATACGCGTGAGCAGGCTAATCTCTACTAGAAGCTAAGCGTCGATTAGCTGGTATTTGACCAGGTTCCGTGTTTGTAAATAGATAACGCCTGATTCCATTTACAATTTGTCTTTAACTATGTTCGGATAACTGTAGCATTGGAAAGATGACAAAGACCCAAAGCCTCTAAAGATAGCAGCGAGAGCCCAAGATAGCATCTTCATCTTCAAACGGGTTACTGTAAAACATCGACTTACAAAATCAATGCCTCGATGCTTTGATGAGATTCGAGTAGGGAACTCCTTTGAAGATCAAAAAGTAGGCTAAAATGAGGTCGGAGCTTGGGGCGACATCTGAAGCCTTGGGCCCCAACTTTCGCCCGCCGGTTTCCGCCATCTGTTGCATGTATCGCAGCATCTCAGGGGCCTCCTGTCAAGCCGTAACCGCGAATACATATGCAGCTTTGTTTTACTCAAATATGAGTGAAAGCTGAACGTGTGACGCTACCAATGTCTGTGATACTTCACGGAGAATGAGCACGACGATTTTCAGTTGGCCACTACCGTTGAAGTCATCTAAGCCAATGAATTTAAAAGCGACCGTCAGAAGAGTAGTGAGAGCACTGAGTCAGTCTTGTCAAACGATTCAGACCGTAAGAAAGCTTTGGAAATAGTTCACTACCATCGTGGCGCGACAGGGTAAAGTGGAAGTTGGTGCGGGGCAGTAATGTCCATATTTGACTTGATTGAGATTCGATTTTACGGCAGTTTGACATGCAACATGATGACAGCTTCTCCAGCGTGAGTTACAAGGAAAGTAACTTCACATGTAGTCATCTGCAATCCGTCATAAGAAAGGAGCTAAAGCTACtgttttttaatacgaaaaggtAAAAGCTCCAGTCTGTAAAGTGTTAGCAGACAGACTGAGAAACCGCTTTTAAACCCCCGCATCCTTAATCTGACGTTAAATGCACGAATCGAATAGGGCATAAGATATAGCAATTATAAGTCATATTGTCGTGAAGCCTCTCAAGTTTCGCAAGTCAGTAAAGCAGACTGCAGTCGCAGTCGCAGACCTTCGAAATCACACACAGGCTGGGATCGAATGTTGGTTTTTGAAGGACTCGGCCAAGACTTTAGTTCGAGGCAGCAAGTGACTAGAAGGCTTGCCCCTTGACTAACTACTGCGATGATTGGCTCACTTGAACGAATTTCACTTATCTAACATGCAGTCAGCACAAACAACTTCAAGGTACTGGCAACCGAGAGATTCCACTCAGAGAGGGGGCGAAAGGAATTTCGAGAGCTACCCTGCCTCTTGGCTCTCGCTTTCCATGGGCTAGTTTCGTTAACCAGGTTGAATGATTGTCAGCTTAGTAGAGGTCTGCGAAGACAACCATCAGCGGTTACAACGCTGCTTCTCAAAAAGGCAGGTGACGTCCGAACTTTCATTTCTACGTGATCCTTCCGAAGCCCTGAATCGAAGTTGCACTCATGCCTTCTATGATAAGTAGAATCGTGCCATGTGAATCTCGTGCTTGTCAAGATGTATTATTATCATGTAAGTGAACCGCACCCAATCGGATTTGCATATCCAATCTTTGTCAGACTTGCCCTACCATGGAACCCGAACAGGATTCGATAGCATATCCGCAAGTAAGCCCCGGTAACATAATTTCTGGTCTCGGGTGGCAGTTTAGTGAAAGATGCTCATTAGGGAAGGGCCATCTTCATGATGAACGCAAGACTGGTGATGAATGTAGGTTCTATGTTGTGTAGTTGATTCATTGAGACACAGTCCTAAATCAACATGCGAAACTCGCCTTTCCGTGAAATGCGAGCCGAGTAACGAGAACGTAATCTCACCGCACAAAGCAGGCCATTGGATGTCAATCCTAGTTTGACTGTACCACCTTCCCCGCTTCATGGACCCTGAAGAAAGAATTGGTGCATACCGTGAGCGGATAATCCCGAAGGATCATCATCCTCAGCTGGGAAAGCATTTAGGGTCTCATTATTGATCCAAAGTCCCATATTTGATAGCCTAATCAGATGTTAGATTACTTTGAACGAGCTTGGCATAAGATGCGCTAGAACCAGTCGTTTCATTCATGGATCTTCGAAAGACGTAGCCTCATTCAGAGCTCAATCTAGGCTCGATTGTAGCATTGGCATTGCTTGAAAGCGGCACAGTAGACTTGGAATATCGCAACGGGCTACCGATTACGTCTTGGCTGTAGCCTTCGAATATTCCCTGTTCGGAAGCTAGCATTTTCGTGCACCTTACGAGAAACATGCCATCGCTTGCCTAGAACTCCAAGCTTGCTGCTACGGTTCATGAGAACTCTATAAAAGAGCAGATACCTGCCATGTCTTGACTAGCACCAGTCCATCAACAGCTTCGACTTGTCGGAATCAGAGTCTGCACCTGCGAAATCAATTTATTCCAACATGGTTCACTTCACAAAGTCTGCGGCTGCAGCCGTCCTCACCTTCTGCTCTGCCATCCAAGCTAGCCCAGCAGCTCCTCTAGACACTAGGCAAACCGAGCAAGCAGAAATCAATCACCCAATCGGCTTCGACGCCGCTGCTGCTCGCCGTGTTCCAGCCGATGCTCCAGTTCCCAAGATTGCTATTGTTGACGCCGCGGAAATCACCGGCAATATTACCGAGGCATCTCCTTTCACACCTTCTGGTGCCGCCCTCGAGGAGGTCACCAAGCGCTTCATCGTCGGCGTAGATAACCGTCACCTCTGGACTGACCCCAATTACCCTTTCCACTCCGTCGGAAAGCTTCAGTGGTCTAACGGAGTCTTCTGTTCCGCTGCCTTAATCGGCCCTCGTCACATCCTCTCTGCCAAGCACTGCAACCCCGATCCTCCTATACCGGGATCTTTCTACCCCGGCTTCGACAATGGAGCCCGCTTTGGCTCTGCCCAAATCACCAACGGTCTCTTCACCTATGGCCAAGAACCCTTCTCCCCTTGTGAAACCAAGGGTGACTGGGTAGTCTATGCTCTCGACCAGCGCCTCGGTGATCAACTCGGTTATTTCGGAGCGAAGGTGCCTGATCGCAACATGTTTGACAAGCCTCAGTTCTTCCACATGGGCTACCCTGGTGACAAGGACGGTGGTAACCGTCCCTACCGACAGACCGACATCACGGTTCACTCCAAGAGAACCTTTGACTGCGACTCAACTGGCCCCTTTTACACTGACACAGACACCATGGGAGGCCAGTCCGGTGGCCCTCACTGGGAACTCGATGGCAATGGAAACCGATGGATCTGGGGTGCCCTCTCCATCAGTGTCACGAGTTCTGCGGAGACTTACGCTGGCTGGGCTTCTGGCAGTTCTATGATAGACGGCATTCTCAAGATGCGAGCTGACTTTCCTTAGAGACGCAGAGATTAGTGACTGGAGCCATGTGTGATTGGTTGTCACTTCCGATGTCTTTTGCATCTCCGATGACGGTTGGAGAATCTTCCACGCGCGTCTACCTgatagctagtactatatcaAAAGTTCAACAAGAATACATTTCCACAAAATCGAATCAAGTCAATTCACTAGGGTGTGACTTATGCGCCAGAACATTCTGGACCGTTTTCGTTTTTTTGCATATTAGATCATATTAGCCTCTTAGTGCTATGAATCATAAGGCCAAACATCACTTATCTTCCAGCGAGATAATCGACTTAGGTGCTGCCCAGACTCAAATATCTACTCGTTTCTGATGGCTTGGTCATCGAATAAACATGATGCTATGTCTACGGGAACGAAATTATATCGCGGCATATCAAATCGCTCATGGGTCAGAATGATCGAAAGTGTGAAGTAAATTGACGATCAGAAAGACAACTTGACGGATAAATGTCCGGTTCAGCCCTTCTATCCATTGTGTTTCACTGCCAGGTTTCTACACTACACTTAACTTCGTTTACGAGTCAACGTCATACATTAGGCTAGTAGATGTAAGCTTTTCCTCTTAATTTAAGTCAAGTCTTGAGTTAATTTGGGGTTGACTGGCACGTAGCACTTTCCTCGAAGACACCAGCTGGGAAATTGAGAGCAGTGCTCCGATTATGTGAACAACAGATCCCTAACGATGTGTAGATAAGCGTTAAGTGATATGTGCCTGCCAAGAATGCGGATAAAATATCCGATGGCTGCAGGCTGCGCATGAAAAGCCTCCTCACGTTTGGCTTTGAGATTTGGGGCTCCCCAAGAAATCAATAAGAAAGCGGACCTGATCGACCATAGATCCATGCGTATTCAACAGGTTGCCTCGTGTCATTGCTGAGCTGACCGCATGTTGCCGAAGTTGAGTCTGGGAAGGCGTCTCTGATGATTCAAAAGATGAAGGCTGCCTCAACTCTGCACGAGGCGACAGATACATGAAGCTTTTAAGCAGAATCTCAATAGCTTGTTAATTGTAACCACACAGGACAATTAGAATTTGGCTACATCATCTTATGAGACACCTCATAAAACTTTTCCGGATGAACAAATGTTTCCGCCGTCCCGGGCCGTTGATAGGCTTGTCTTCAACCGCCCTGATCCTTCAAATCTTCTGAAACCCGTATCTCTTCTTTGAACTGAAGATGCTTGGCATTTCTAAGAATAACTTCTCGTTCTCGCAACTATCACGACCCTCCCTTAATGCAACTACTCGGAGTCATCGATCTCCTTCCGCTCCTTCTGCGGTGGCGGATGCTTTGGATCCGACCCAGCATCTGTTCCCCATCCACCAAAGCCATCTGCTGTCGCCACGCCTCCAAAGCCGGAAGCGGGTCCCGCCGTGAGTGTCCCTGCAGCCCGGTTCCCTGCGACGCCAGGACGGTCTTTGGCCCAGTCGTTGATCTCATCCTTAGTCTTGCCGGTGTACCTCTTGAGATCCTCGTCTGAAATTTGGGTGTCGCGGCCGCTCTTCTTGTCTTGGTAGCGTTGATAGAGAGACTTTTTGGGCTCGTCAGAGCCGGCGCCCTCGGCTGGTGTTGATTTTCCAAACAACCCCATGTCGGGTAAAGTTGTGATAATGGTAGAGCGATCTGGCGTTCTAGGATGATTGAGTTTGCTGACAGTATTTGATGTATTCAGATGAGAATCGAAGTCTCGTTCCGAGTCTAAGTATTAAGGTAGCTGGCTTGTTCTGTTGGAGGCGGATGACACTGACCACTCTTCGATCGCGGGGATTGTCTGAGGTAGTTATTCGAAAATTGGTATGTTTTAAGGGTATTTCTGCTAGTGTTGGTCGGCATGGCGCAGCGGACGCGAGAGGCACAGCCATGTAATGTTAGTCACGCCTCGGACGGATCGAGCGATGATCCCCTGCTCGTCATTGGGGTCGCAGTTGATAGTCAGCCCAATCAACCCACTAGTCAACTCTTATCCAGGCAGGTCACCAATGGGAGCTGTCTTCTGTCAAGCCACCACGACCAACAACATTCTCAGAAGGCTCAGCTGACGTCAAGTTGTCGCCCGGTTCGTAAGTTGCGGGTGGAACGGCAAGCCCTCGTCAATGGAGACCATTAGACCATGTGACAAGTTTTGCAGGTAACGCCAGCCTAGCCTTACGTGGGTTTTACGAAACCTTCATTTATACTCCTGGTTCATTGAGGAGCAGAAGCGGAAAACGGCTCGTTCATGACTGCTATTGGTTTGCTCTAATCAATTGGAATTGCCTAGCATATGCCCATAATCCTAAATCAAGCTATGCGTATCGTGCAAGAACATCTCAGGGCTGCGGCATGCTTTCGCCCCGTGCCGGTCTGCCGTCCACGCGCAGCAGCGAGGCTGGCCGCTGCGGACTACACGTCAACTATTGACACCGAGTTCTTTGCATCACGTTCCACAGTCTCAAATACGGCCCATTGGTTGTCGTTGATTTGCTCAGCCTTTGCGGGAAGGCACTAGCTTTTGCTTCAGGGGCAAATCTTAAAAGTCGGGGAGTATTGACCTCGAAAGCGTGGAACCCTGGTTTAACGTTGCAGCCTGCATGCAACAGTTTCTAATTCCATAGATCTTTTGTCTCGTATTATTGCAGTGAGCCGGGTACGTCTCTGCTGAAGTGACCAGGCCACTACAAGACGACTGCTATGGCGAGTCTAGTTCATCTGGTCATGTCATTATGGTGAGATCTTAAGATAATTAGGGCCGCGGTCTTAGTAAGCCTTGTTCATCTGTATTACCTTCAAGAGTTGGTCTGTGACAGGCCTTCGGAAGAAGTCATTATCGACAATCGAGCCTAGCCGTACATTGACCACCATGCATCCGCCTATCTGTAGTCCTAGACCTCTAAACTGCCAAGCTCATTCTTCCCTTCTACGTGCCCTTCTCTTCATACTTGACTCGGAAGCACACAATCGCTGGGGTGCTCGTTATTCGTGACTTACTTGTAGCGATTTGCGTCCTGTTTCATCGAGTCGAACGTCGTATCTATGACAAGCACATGTGCGCCAAGTCCGATTAGAAAGTGTAATAAATCAACAGTGCATCCCCACTGAATATTAGATTCTGCTTCATCACGACGATCACTGTTTTGCTGCGTCGATGGGGCTCCAAAAGGGTGCCGACGGGAGGAGCTGAATGCAAACTTTGATTTGCCAGCCGAGATTCAAGCTTCAAAGCCCTCGATTCATACTCCGACGACGAAAAGGCGGGGCTGTAAAGAATGAAGGGCTGCAGCCGACGGGTTTAAGGATAAGCCATGGCCAAGCTGTGCCAAGTATGCACGATCATCGGCGCTTGAGGCTGATGAGCCAGCTCTGCAGAAGTCTATTCGTTCTAGTCTCTGGGTTAATAACCATTCCGAGATGTACAGCAGCCCCAAAGAACATTGAAGTCGAGTGGTCACGGATGCCTTGCTATTTCTTCAGCTGTAGCAGCTGATATGAGACATGAAGAAGGAAACCGACGTCTAGAGGGTTGGGAAGAATCTGCAGGACGCAATTCAAGCACGGTCATTGCTTGGCGGCTTCTGTACTAATATTGAGAGTGAGTAACAGCTGATTCATCTGATGAGAGCGCAGCTGTGCATGAGTGGCTGCCAGATAGTGCGGGAAAAACGGCTTTCCTGTCTTATTCAATCTTCTCGACAAGGTGACAAGTTGCAGATGCTTGCGATATACATCGCGTCTGTCACGATCGCGCTTTGTCGGCAAAGTGGAATGGAACTGGGAATGTTTCGTCGCCATCGTCCCAAATCCAGCTCTTCTTTCCAACGAACCAGTCCGACAAAATAGTCTGGCCTGGCCTTCACATACTGACAGATAAGGAAGATGGAATGAGGAAGTCCCATGGACGGACGTTGCTCCTGGGACGATC
The Colletotrichum lupini chromosome 6, complete sequence DNA segment above includes these coding regions:
- a CDS encoding chitin deacetylase, whose protein sequence is MRSPEDSSFSTRKRGFRYKCSHPTQFEVELVLAHLVDRLTVIRFEPHHRTAKMLVRVHSLSLLAAILACGDLAAAVPLESTPALNTRDLPRPRFGNVPYGVDITRCTVNGKLALSFDDGPGEYTSQVLDTLEKNGNIKATFFLVGTNGNNGIASGTYTSVLKRMLSAGHQLGSHSWSHKDFNTISKDQQVQEVLQNEEVFAKTLGLIPTYFRPPYTHCDGQCISTLNDFAYHVTDYNLDTKDWVDNGVNSKATFSGAINGASPASSSFISLAHDIHTFTVNGFVQFMIDTAREKGFEFTTIGDCLGDPASNWYRDPKTGEPWSGVKEEPKPTTTSKEIIIPTTTSTPISSTTSPPETKTLTTKSESETAKHSITVKSASETEEPEIETATPTATGTGVKPSTASRTVDGGAHIGIPVTPTGTTAAVRPTSTNTVVEVNAAGRAVFSAGGAIAGAIAWALMV